CTCGGGCCCAAGCCCTGGAGCGCCGCCTATGTCCAGCCCTCGCGCCGTCCCAAGGACGGGCGCTATGGCGATAACCCCAACCGGCTGCAGCATTATTATCAGTTCCAGGTGATCCTGAAGCCGTCGCCGCCCGAGAGCCAGGCGCTCTATCTGGGCAGTTTGGCCGCACTTGGCATCGATCCCCTCGCCCACGACATCCGTTTCGTTGAGGACGACTGGGAAAGCCCGACCCTGGGTGCCTGGGGCCTGGGCTGGGAAGTCTGGCTCGACGGGATGGAAGTCAGCCAGTTCACCTATTTCCAGCAGGTGGGCGGGATCGAGTGCGACCCCGTCTCGACCGAGCTGACCTACGGGCTCGAACGCCTCGCCATGTATGTGCAGGGCGTGGAGAGCATCTACGACCTCGACTGGAATGGCGCCGGCGTCCGCTATGAGGACGTCTACCGGCGGGCGGAGCGCGAATTCTCCGCCTTCAATTTCGAGCACGCGACGGTGTCGGCGCTCTTCAGCCATTTCCAGGATGCCGAGAAGGAGTGCAACGCGCTGCTGGCGCTCCCCCAGCCGCTCGCGTTGCCCGCCTACGATCAATGCATGAAGGCGAGCCACCTCTTCAATCTGCTCGATGCCCGCGGGGTCATCTCGGTGACCGAGCGGCAGGCCTATATCGCGCGCGTCCGCGCGCTGGCCAAGGGCTGCTGCGAGGCCTGGCTTGCCGGAGAAGAAGGATAGGATTTGATGCGCCGTGCTCCCCGAATTCAAACCGTAACGACGACCGCCGCCGCTGCCGCCAGCGACGCCGAGCCTTCCAAAAGCGAGGGTGCGCGCAAGGAATCGCGCGCGCCCGACGCCAATGCCTGTGCCCAACGCTCGCGCCACGCGCTGCGATGTCTCCTGCGGATCGTGCCCACCGGGCGTCGTTCCGGATCGGGGGAGACCCTCTGAACCATGGCCGAGCTGCTTCTCGAGCTGTTCTCCGAAGAGATCCCCGCGCGCATGCAGGCGCGCGCGGCCGAGGAGCTGAAGCGGCTCGTCACCGAGAAGCTCAAGGCCGCCGGCCTCGCCTTCGCCAAGGCCGAGAGCTATGTCACGCCGCGCCGCCTGGCGCTGGGCGTGCATGACCTGCCGACCCAGCAGCCCGATATCAGCGAAGAGAAGAAGGGCCCGCGCGTCGGCTCGCCCGACCAGGCCGTCCAGGGATTCCTGAAGTCCGCGGGCCTCGCCAGCCTCGATCAGTGCGAGCAGCGCGACACCGGCAAAGGCATCTTCTGGTTCGCCGTCTCGAAGAAGACCGGTGGGCCCACCGCCGCGATGCTCCCCGCCTTGCTGTCGGAAGCTGTCGCGGCCCTCTCCTGGCCCAAATCGATGCGCTTCGCCAGCCAGAGCTTCCGCTGGGTGCGGCCGCTCCATGCCATCACCGCGATGTTCGACGGCAAGCCGCTCAAGGGCAGATTCGACCTGGGCGGCGCGGTGCTGAATTTCGGCGACGAGAGCCGCGGCCATCGCTTCCTGTCGCCGGGCGCCTTCCCGGTCGACGCGATGGCGGACTACAAGCACCGCCTCAAGGAACATTACGTCATCCTCGACCCGTCAGAGCGCCGCGCCGAGATCCTGCGCCAGGCCGAGGCGAAGGCCGGCGAGGTCCAGTTGAAGCTCCGCCATGACGAAGGCCTGCTCGACGAGGTGACGGGGCTGGTCGAATGGCCGGTCGTGCTGATGGGCCGCATCGACGAGGCCTTCATGAGCCTGCCGCCGGAGGTGCTGACCGGCTCGATGCGGGCGCACCAGAAATATTTCGCGGTGACCGAAGGCAGCGGCAAGCTGGCGCCGCGCTTCCTCGTCGTCTCCAACATGGAGACGAAGGACAAGGGTGCGGCCATCGTCGCCGGCAACGAGCGCGTGCTGCGCGCGCGGCTCTCGGACGCGCAGTTCTTCTGGGATCAGGACCGGAAGGTCCGGCTCGAGGAGCGGCTGCCGGCGCTGAAGGATATCGTGTTCCACGCCAAACTCGGCACCGTCGCCGAGAAGATGGCGCGGGTGAAGACGCTGGCGCTCGAGCTGGCGAAATCGATCCCCGGCGCCGATCCCGCG
The nucleotide sequence above comes from Hypericibacter terrae. Encoded proteins:
- the glyS gene encoding glycine--tRNA ligase subunit beta, translating into MAELLLELFSEEIPARMQARAAEELKRLVTEKLKAAGLAFAKAESYVTPRRLALGVHDLPTQQPDISEEKKGPRVGSPDQAVQGFLKSAGLASLDQCEQRDTGKGIFWFAVSKKTGGPTAAMLPALLSEAVAALSWPKSMRFASQSFRWVRPLHAITAMFDGKPLKGRFDLGGAVLNFGDESRGHRFLSPGAFPVDAMADYKHRLKEHYVILDPSERRAEILRQAEAKAGEVQLKLRHDEGLLDEVTGLVEWPVVLMGRIDEAFMSLPPEVLTGSMRAHQKYFAVTEGSGKLAPRFLVVSNMETKDKGAAIVAGNERVLRARLSDAQFFWDQDRKVRLEERLPALKDIVFHAKLGTVAEKMARVKTLALELAKSIPGADPAKVARAAELAKADLVTGMVGEFPELQGVMGRYYALAQGEAPEVAHAIAEHYSPLGPNDACPTAPVSVAVALADKIDILVGFFAIDEKPTGSKDPFALRRAALGAIRLIIENKLRISLRAAFKKANSQLDYQQAGSTGKFDSEELLTFFADRLKVALKEKGARHDLIAAVFALGGDDDLVRLLARVEALAKFLATEDGAHLLTAQKRAANILRIEEKKDGKSYEGGADPELFKEAAEKALGQALGAAADRAQQAVAKEDFTGAMAAMSSLRSPVDAFFDTVTVNDANPDLRANRLRLLSRIRATLGLVADFSKIEG
- a CDS encoding glycine--tRNA ligase subunit alpha — its product is MPERPPANPETCFQRLILKLQDYWARQGCLILQPYDMEVGAGTFHWATTLRALGPKPWSAAYVQPSRRPKDGRYGDNPNRLQHYYQFQVILKPSPPESQALYLGSLAALGIDPLAHDIRFVEDDWESPTLGAWGLGWEVWLDGMEVSQFTYFQQVGGIECDPVSTELTYGLERLAMYVQGVESIYDLDWNGAGVRYEDVYRRAEREFSAFNFEHATVSALFSHFQDAEKECNALLALPQPLALPAYDQCMKASHLFNLLDARGVISVTERQAYIARVRALAKGCCEAWLAGEEG